The following are from one region of the Bradyrhizobium septentrionale genome:
- a CDS encoding ribonucleotide-diphosphate reductase subunit beta, with amino-acid sequence MSMIDLSSVDPRTLIGKGRVGLLDSTGSYDVDRYAWAYEFWKRQQQTHWMAEEVPLGNDLKDWASDRVTASERALLTQIFRFFTQSDIEVGDNYLKRYIPIFQPLTVQMMMAAFTNMETVHIDAYALLLKTLGMPKTEFEAFRSYAQMRAKADYMHEFGVDTVADVARTLAMFGAFTEGMALFASFAMLLNFPRHNKMNGMGQIVSWSVRDESLHCEGVIKLFHEWHRETGAVTRSVRDDIVDVARTMVKLEENFVDLAFGLGKIEGMRPEQIHAYVRYVADWRLTQLRIAPVFGFFKAEEDGFTQLKPHPLPWLVEILNGVEHANFFEQRATEYSKAASRGSWDGEDGVWAAFGRM; translated from the coding sequence ATGTCAATGATCGATCTCTCGTCTGTCGATCCGCGCACGCTGATCGGCAAGGGGCGCGTTGGTCTCCTTGACTCGACGGGCAGCTATGACGTTGATCGCTACGCTTGGGCCTACGAGTTCTGGAAGCGTCAGCAGCAGACGCATTGGATGGCCGAGGAGGTGCCGCTCGGCAACGACCTCAAGGACTGGGCGTCGGACCGCGTCACCGCCAGCGAGCGCGCGCTGCTCACCCAGATCTTTCGCTTCTTTACTCAGTCGGACATCGAGGTCGGTGACAATTATCTCAAGCGATACATCCCGATTTTCCAGCCGCTCACCGTCCAGATGATGATGGCGGCCTTCACGAACATGGAGACGGTCCACATCGACGCCTATGCGCTGCTGCTCAAGACGCTCGGCATGCCCAAGACCGAGTTCGAGGCATTTCGCAGCTATGCGCAAATGCGCGCCAAGGCGGACTACATGCACGAGTTCGGCGTTGACACCGTGGCCGATGTCGCGCGCACCCTGGCTATGTTCGGCGCCTTTACCGAAGGCATGGCGTTGTTCGCGAGCTTCGCTATGCTGCTCAATTTTCCGCGCCACAACAAGATGAACGGCATGGGACAGATCGTAAGCTGGTCGGTGCGCGACGAGAGTCTCCACTGCGAGGGCGTCATCAAGCTGTTTCACGAATGGCACCGCGAGACCGGCGCCGTGACGCGCTCGGTCCGTGACGACATCGTCGATGTCGCCAGAACGATGGTAAAGCTGGAGGAGAACTTCGTCGATCTCGCCTTTGGCCTGGGCAAGATCGAGGGCATGCGTCCTGAGCAGATCCACGCCTACGTCCGTTATGTCGCCGACTGGCGACTGACCCAACTCCGGATTGCCCCGGTTTTCGGCTTCTTCAAGGCCGAGGAGGATGGGTTCACGCAGCTCAAGCCGCATCCGCTGCCTTGGCTCGTCGAGATTCTCAATGGGGTCGAGCACGCCAATTTCTTCGAGCAGCGCGCCACGGAGTACTCCAAGGCGGCGAGCCGAGGCAGCTGGGACGGCGAGGACGGGGTGTGGGCGGCTTTCGGCCGTATGTAG
- a CDS encoding IS3 family transposase (programmed frameshift), which produces MTKRSRRTHSPAFKAKVALAAVKGEKTLAELAQLFDVHPNQITTWKSQLLEGAAGVFGQDNGPAEAPVDLKALHAKIGELENDFLFRRAHQGGPAERKAMIDRGHDLSVVRQAKVLNLARSTVYYEPRPVSAEDLVLMRRLDELHLDYPFAGARMLRSLSQREGMQGGRRHVATLMKRMGIEAIYRRPNTSKPAPGHKIYPYLLRGLKIERPNQVWAMDISYIPIRRGFVYLAAVVDVFSRRVLVHRVSITMETIFCVEALQEALAKHGRPEIFNTDQGSQFTSLDFTGVLLDANIAISMDGKGAWRDNVFVERLWRTVKYEEVYLRAYDSVLEARASISKYLAFYNRGRPHSSLDERTPDEAYFGAQTMVTAA; this is translated from the exons ATGACGAAGAGGAGTCGCCGGACGCATTCTCCGGCATTCAAGGCAAAGGTGGCTTTGGCGGCCGTGAAGGGGGAGAAGACGTTGGCCGAGCTGGCGCAACTGTTTGATGTCCATCCGAACCAGATCACGACCTGGAAGTCCCAACTCCTGGAAGGCGCCGCCGGAGTGTTTGGGCAGGACAACGGACCGGCCGAGGCGCCGGTCGATTTGAAGGCGTTACATGCCAAGATCGGCGAGCTTGAGAACGATTTTTTGT TCCGGCGCGCTCACCAAGGCGGGCCTGCTGAGCGCAAAGCGATGATCGACCGCGGTCATGATCTGTCTGTCGTGCGCCAGGCGAAGGTCCTGAACCTTGCCCGCAGTACGGTTTACTATGAACCTCGGCCGGTTTCGGCCGAGGACCTTGTCTTGATGCGCCGGCTCGATGAGCTGCACCTCGATTATCCCTTCGCAGGGGCGCGCATGCTGCGATCGCTGTCGCAGCGTGAGGGCATGCAGGGTGGCCGCCGCCACGTCGCGACGCTGATGAAGCGCATGGGGATCGAGGCGATCTATCGCCGTCCGAACACGAGCAAGCCCGCACCGGGCCACAAGATCTACCCGTACCTATTGCGCGGATTGAAGATCGAGCGGCCGAACCAGGTCTGGGCAATGGACATCAGCTACATTCCGATACGACGTGGATTCGTCTACCTCGCGGCGGTCGTCGATGTGTTCAGCCGACGGGTGTTGGTCCATCGCGTATCGATCACGATGGAGACGATATTCTGCGTCGAAGCGCTCCAGGAGGCGCTGGCGAAGCACGGCAGGCCCGAGATCTTCAACACGGATCAGGGTAGCCAGTTCACCAGCCTCGACTTCACCGGCGTGCTGCTGGACGCGAACATCGCCATCAGCATGGACGGCAAGGGTGCCTGGCGCGACAACGTGTTCGTCGAGCGGCTGTGGCGCACTGTCAAATACGAGGAAGTCTATCTGCGTGCTTACGACAGCGTGCTCGAGGCGCGAGCATCGATTTCCAAATATCTGGCGTTCTACAATCGAGGACGTCCTCACTCGAGCCTTGACGAACGCACGCCCGACGAGGCTTACTTCGGCGCGCAAACGATGGTGACGGCCGCATGA
- a CDS encoding IS701 family transposase: protein MVGPRPSTETDAYRQHQPAAVKALAIGLPAKAWRTITWRQGMNEKLTSHFARVRVRAAHRDYWQTTRRLEEWLLIEWPKGEDQPTKYWLSTLPEDVAFRTLVETAKLRWRIERDYQELKQEVGLGHFEGRGWRGFHRHATMCIAAYGFLISERETIPPSGTRHARPILLDRIPADYRPRGFGAADPTSHSKFDRDDATAPRTWARPNAVEMSLLCDQVRPLDRSSFVTQ from the coding sequence ATGGTCGGGCCGCGGCCGTCCACCGAAACTGATGCGTACCGTCAGCATCAGCCGGCCGCCGTCAAGGCGCTCGCGATCGGCCTGCCGGCCAAAGCTTGGCGCACCATCACGTGGCGGCAAGGAATGAACGAAAAGCTGACCTCGCACTTTGCCCGCGTGCGGGTCCGTGCCGCGCATCGTGATTATTGGCAAACCACCCGGCGATTGGAGGAATGGTTGCTGATCGAATGGCCAAAAGGCGAGGACCAGCCTACCAAATACTGGCTCTCGACATTGCCGGAGGATGTGGCATTCCGGACTCTCGTTGAGACGGCTAAATTGCGCTGGCGCATCGAACGCGACTATCAGGAACTCAAGCAGGAGGTCGGGCTCGGCCACTTCGAGGGACGCGGCTGGCGCGGCTTTCATCGTCACGCAACAATGTGCATCGCAGCCTACGGATTCCTGATCTCCGAGCGGGAGACGATTCCCCCCTCAGGCACTCGGCACGCCCGGCCGATCCTGCTCGATCGCATTCCCGCAGATTACAGACCCCGCGGATTTGGCGCTGCGGACCCAACGTCACATTCCAAATTCGATCGCGACGATGCGACGGCGCCTCGAACATGGGCTCGTCCGAACGCTGTCGAGATGTCCTTGTTGTGCGATCAAGTTCGACCACTAGACAGATCATCGTTTGTGACGCAGTAG
- a CDS encoding IS1182 family transposase yields the protein MSKYFRPWNIDQTLLLPPNVQDFVPKGHVSRFMVDLVRESLDLREIMGSYVSGLGQPPFDPRMMVALLLHSYASGLYSSRRIAKACRERNDFVMIVALDAPDFRTISDFRKRHLKALGALFVQVLKLCETAGLVKLGHVALDGTKIKANASKHKAMSYERMKKREAELKAEVARMLAAAEAADASEDETFGNSDELPDWTVDKQKRLAKIQQAMAALEADAKLAAEEERRIEAEKEQQRQAEGRKKPGKPAALPSEEPNPKAQRNFTDPESRIMKSKDGFVQAYNAQAAVDAHAQIIVAQELTQHGSDQGQLVPLIEAIESNLGRKPRQASADSGYCSEANLEALDTRSIDGYVAPGRAKHPTVANGKVGGPLTQAMRKKIDDGGFETPYRLRKQVVEPVFGQIKQARGFRQFLLRGIEKVRAEWTMICTVHNLLKLFNLANAA from the coding sequence ATGAGCAAGTATTTTCGGCCTTGGAACATCGATCAGACGCTGCTTCTGCCGCCGAATGTGCAGGACTTCGTGCCGAAAGGCCATGTCTCGCGGTTTATGGTTGATCTGGTGCGGGAGAGCCTCGATCTCAGGGAGATCATGGGCAGCTATGTGAGCGGGCTTGGGCAGCCGCCGTTTGATCCGCGGATGATGGTGGCGCTGCTGCTGCATAGCTATGCGAGTGGGCTGTATTCGTCGCGTCGGATTGCCAAGGCCTGCCGGGAGCGGAACGATTTTGTGATGATCGTGGCGCTGGATGCGCCGGATTTTCGGACGATCAGCGACTTTCGCAAGCGACATTTGAAGGCGCTCGGCGCGCTATTCGTGCAGGTTCTGAAGTTGTGCGAGACGGCCGGGCTGGTCAAGCTCGGTCATGTCGCGCTGGATGGTACGAAGATCAAGGCGAACGCGTCGAAACACAAGGCGATGAGTTATGAGCGCATGAAGAAGCGCGAGGCGGAATTGAAGGCCGAGGTCGCTCGCATGCTGGCGGCCGCCGAGGCGGCGGATGCCTCGGAGGATGAGACTTTCGGCAACAGCGACGAACTGCCGGACTGGACCGTCGACAAGCAGAAACGGCTGGCGAAGATCCAGCAAGCGATGGCGGCGCTGGAAGCGGACGCCAAACTGGCGGCGGAGGAAGAGCGCCGCATCGAGGCCGAAAAGGAACAGCAGCGCCAGGCCGAAGGCCGCAAGAAGCCGGGCAAACCGGCGGCGCTGCCATCGGAGGAACCCAATCCCAAGGCGCAACGCAACTTCACCGATCCGGAAAGCCGCATCATGAAGTCGAAGGATGGCTTCGTTCAGGCCTATAATGCCCAGGCGGCCGTCGATGCACATGCCCAGATCATTGTCGCGCAAGAACTGACCCAGCACGGCAGCGATCAGGGCCAGTTGGTGCCCCTGATCGAGGCCATCGAGAGCAATCTTGGCCGCAAGCCGCGGCAGGCCTCAGCGGATTCCGGCTACTGCAGCGAAGCCAATCTCGAAGCGCTCGACACACGCAGCATCGATGGCTATGTCGCGCCCGGACGCGCCAAACACCCGACAGTAGCGAACGGAAAAGTCGGCGGCCCGCTGACACAGGCCATGCGAAAGAAGATCGACGATGGCGGCTTCGAAACACCCTACCGATTGCGAAAGCAAGTGGTGGAGCCGGTGTTCGGGCAGATCAAACAGGCAAGAGGCTTCCGCCAGTTCCTGTTGCGGGGCATCGAGAAAGTGCGCGCCGAGTGGACAATGATCTGCACCGTCCATAACCTCCTCAAGCTGTTCAACCTCGCAAACGCAGCCTGA
- the ihpA gene encoding divalent metal ion exporter subunit IhpA yields the protein MLLIRAATRFACASVLLVGPWLTGMSHSQSLSLQTALQRALAANPRLTAAERDVGIASGQSIQAGALINPELSYEQDNSFGSGRYRGTRSAETTLQISQLFELFGKRDARIAAGRAALDTATIQRKAVRLEVLSETAIAFLGVLGIQRRIQILDEHVTAIDRLTPLLQRRVDAGASSPAETGRAQVASDLVKADRERVRAVLASARRELAVIMGDTSPKYSAVSGRLEAVGRPSSFQSVVAAIDANPQLVRWTAVYAQRNAELLMARLRPYPDVRLSAGWRHFNDAGDDAVRLGVSIPIPVFDQNQGYVISAEQSLEKTRAEREANRAALIVLAGRAYDSLQGAQRELAILRDSTIPKSRQAADAIFEGYAQGRFSLLEVLDAQASVAQARLREQEAQQNFHIAVATIEGLVGNPFALARESAR from the coding sequence ATGTTGTTGATTCGTGCCGCCACGCGGTTCGCGTGCGCGTCGGTATTGCTTGTTGGCCCCTGGCTGACGGGCATGTCCCATTCCCAGTCGTTATCCCTTCAGACGGCGCTGCAGCGCGCGTTGGCCGCGAACCCTCGGCTGACCGCGGCGGAGCGCGACGTCGGCATCGCATCCGGCCAGAGTATCCAGGCCGGCGCGCTCATCAATCCGGAACTGTCGTACGAACAGGACAATTCCTTTGGTTCAGGTCGTTACCGCGGTACGCGATCGGCGGAGACGACACTGCAGATCAGTCAGCTCTTCGAACTGTTCGGCAAGCGTGATGCGCGCATCGCCGCTGGCAGAGCGGCGCTTGACACGGCCACCATCCAGCGCAAGGCGGTGCGGCTGGAAGTTCTCTCCGAAACGGCCATCGCATTCCTGGGCGTGCTCGGTATTCAACGTCGCATCCAAATCCTCGACGAGCACGTCACCGCTATCGACCGGCTGACGCCGTTGCTGCAGCGACGGGTCGACGCCGGCGCATCCTCGCCGGCCGAGACCGGCCGGGCTCAGGTCGCTTCCGATTTGGTGAAAGCCGACCGGGAGCGGGTCCGCGCAGTGCTCGCGAGTGCGCGCCGCGAACTCGCGGTGATCATGGGCGACACATCGCCCAAATACTCCGCCGTATCCGGAAGGCTTGAGGCAGTGGGACGGCCGTCGTCGTTCCAGTCTGTCGTCGCCGCGATCGACGCCAACCCTCAATTGGTGCGATGGACCGCGGTGTACGCGCAACGCAACGCTGAACTTCTGATGGCGCGCCTCAGGCCCTATCCGGACGTGCGGCTGAGCGCCGGCTGGCGGCATTTCAACGACGCCGGCGACGACGCCGTGCGCTTGGGCGTTTCGATCCCCATCCCGGTGTTCGACCAAAACCAGGGCTACGTCATCTCCGCCGAACAGAGCCTGGAGAAGACCCGTGCAGAACGAGAAGCAAACCGCGCCGCATTGATCGTTCTTGCCGGCCGCGCCTACGATTCGCTGCAGGGTGCGCAGCGCGAACTTGCGATCCTGCGCGATTCCACGATCCCGAAATCGCGCCAGGCGGCGGATGCAATCTTCGAAGGATATGCGCAAGGACGCTTCAGCCTGCTGGAGGTCCTCGACGCGCAGGCCAGCGTAGCGCAGGCGCGACTGCGAGAGCAGGAAGCGCAGCAAAACTTCCACATCGCCGTCGCCACTATTGAGGGGCTTGTCGGCAATCCATTCGCACTCGCGCGGGAGAGCGCACGATGA
- the ihpB gene encoding divalent metal ion exporter adaptor subunit IhpB: MKKTFRILTVGLSVAVFGFVGFKVLSPAAKTGLAKTPDQRTRMAEGRAEPDEHGADRVFISDAKLAAGGVALGAAGSAVLSETLHLNGMLRANQESVVQVTPRFPGVVRDIRKRIGDAVVKGDQLASIESNQSLTAYDLKAPISGTIIERQISLGEYASEQKPAFVVADLSTIWVDLSVYRHDFKRVRIGDEVLIDPDDGGENIKATISYVSPVGASDTQTALARAVLTNPDGRLRPGLFVTARLVLAKRNAPVAVRVGAIQTLESKTIVFVREGDKIEARPVLIGESDAQHAEVKSGLSEGERYVAENSFVAKAEMYKGGAAGE; this comes from the coding sequence ATGAAAAAGACTTTTAGAATTTTGACCGTCGGCCTGTCGGTCGCCGTCTTCGGTTTTGTCGGATTCAAGGTGCTTTCGCCAGCCGCCAAGACTGGCTTGGCGAAGACGCCGGACCAAAGGACGAGGATGGCAGAGGGTCGTGCGGAGCCGGATGAGCACGGCGCGGACCGCGTCTTCATCAGTGACGCCAAATTGGCCGCGGGCGGCGTAGCCTTGGGCGCCGCGGGAAGTGCCGTGCTCAGCGAGACGCTGCACCTCAACGGCATGCTGCGGGCGAACCAGGAATCCGTCGTGCAGGTCACACCTCGGTTTCCTGGCGTCGTGCGCGACATCCGCAAGCGAATCGGCGACGCCGTGGTCAAGGGCGACCAACTCGCCTCGATCGAGAGCAACCAGAGTCTTACCGCATATGATCTCAAGGCGCCCATCAGCGGCACGATCATTGAGAGGCAAATATCGCTCGGCGAGTACGCATCCGAGCAGAAGCCGGCTTTCGTGGTCGCGGACCTGTCGACGATCTGGGTGGATCTTTCGGTGTACCGTCACGATTTCAAGCGCGTCCGTATCGGCGATGAAGTCCTGATTGATCCGGATGATGGTGGGGAGAATATAAAGGCGACGATCTCTTACGTCTCACCGGTCGGCGCGAGTGACACACAGACCGCCCTCGCGCGCGCCGTCCTCACCAATCCGGACGGCCGGCTCCGGCCGGGGCTGTTCGTGACGGCGCGACTCGTCTTGGCGAAACGCAATGCACCGGTAGCCGTCCGCGTCGGCGCGATCCAAACGCTCGAGAGCAAGACAATCGTGTTCGTGCGCGAAGGTGACAAGATCGAAGCCCGGCCGGTGCTGATCGGCGAGTCCGATGCTCAACATGCCGAGGTGAAATCAGGACTTTCCGAGGGCGAACGATACGTGGCCGAGAACAGCTTCGTCGCGAAGGCCGAAATGTACAAGGGTGGAGCTGCCGGTGAGTAA
- a CDS encoding ribonucleoside-diphosphate reductase subunit alpha, which yields MPKPSDLTLDRSRDGLLTAFGKLTLTDRYLLVGESIQDMFARVSCAFADDVAHAQRLYDAMSRLWFMPATPVLSNGGTTRGLPISCFLNSVSDSLEGIVGTWDENVWLASNGGGIGTYWGNVRSIGEKVKGGVSSGVIPFIHVMDGLTLAISQGSLRRGSAAVYLDIQHPEIEEFLEIRKASGDFNRKSLNLHHGINLTDEFMRAVGAGTAFALRSPKTNEVVREIDARQLWQRILENRLQTGEPYLLFIDTVNRALPKHQRELGLKVSTSNLCSEITLPTGIDHRGEERTAVCCLSSLNLETWDQWNEEPGFIEDVMRFLDNVLTHFITTAPEGMKRARYAALRERSVGLGVMGFHSFLQANGIPMESGLAKSFNLKMFRKIRGDADAASVALARERGPCPDALERGVMERFSQKIAIAPTASISIICGGTSACIEPIPANIYTHKTLSGAISVRNPHLTRVLIAKGADTPVTWQSIIAQEGSVAHLDILSEHEKAVFRTAFEVDQRWIVELAGDRAAFICQSQSINLYLPAEVDKWDLHMLHWTAWKRGVKSLYYCRSKSISRAAFAGKIVDDDEAAPRQPPAQRADYEECLACQ from the coding sequence TTGCCAAAGCCGTCCGATCTCACGCTCGATCGATCGCGCGACGGCCTGCTGACCGCGTTCGGCAAGCTAACGCTGACCGATCGCTATCTGCTCGTCGGCGAAAGCATCCAGGACATGTTCGCGCGGGTGTCCTGTGCCTTCGCGGACGATGTTGCGCACGCCCAACGTCTCTATGACGCGATGTCTCGGCTGTGGTTCATGCCAGCCACGCCGGTGCTGTCCAATGGCGGCACCACGCGCGGCCTGCCAATCTCGTGCTTCCTTAACTCGGTGTCGGACTCGCTCGAAGGAATCGTTGGCACCTGGGACGAAAACGTGTGGCTTGCCTCCAACGGGGGCGGTATCGGCACGTACTGGGGCAATGTTCGCTCGATCGGAGAGAAGGTGAAGGGCGGCGTCAGCTCAGGCGTCATCCCGTTCATCCACGTCATGGACGGCCTGACGCTGGCGATCAGCCAGGGCTCGTTGCGGCGCGGCTCGGCGGCGGTCTATCTCGATATCCAGCATCCCGAGATCGAGGAGTTTCTCGAGATCCGCAAGGCGTCCGGCGACTTCAACCGCAAGAGCCTCAACTTGCATCACGGCATCAACCTCACCGACGAGTTCATGCGTGCCGTGGGCGCCGGCACCGCGTTCGCTCTGCGCAGCCCGAAGACGAACGAGGTCGTCCGCGAGATCGACGCGCGACAGCTATGGCAACGCATTCTTGAGAACCGGTTGCAGACAGGCGAGCCTTATCTCTTGTTCATCGACACCGTGAATCGCGCGCTTCCCAAGCACCAGCGCGAGCTCGGTCTCAAGGTCTCGACCTCCAACCTGTGCAGCGAGATTACGCTCCCGACCGGCATCGACCATCGCGGCGAGGAGCGCACCGCGGTGTGCTGTCTGTCATCGCTCAACCTCGAGACCTGGGACCAATGGAATGAGGAACCCGGCTTCATCGAGGACGTCATGCGCTTCCTTGACAACGTGCTCACCCACTTCATCACGACGGCGCCGGAGGGTATGAAGCGGGCCCGCTACGCCGCCCTGCGCGAGCGCTCCGTCGGACTTGGCGTGATGGGCTTCCACTCGTTCCTCCAGGCGAATGGCATTCCAATGGAGAGTGGCTTGGCGAAATCATTCAATCTAAAGATGTTTCGGAAGATCCGGGGTGATGCCGACGCGGCATCCGTCGCCCTTGCTCGCGAGCGTGGCCCGTGCCCGGATGCCCTGGAACGTGGCGTGATGGAGCGCTTCAGCCAGAAGATCGCGATCGCGCCGACTGCTTCGATCAGCATCATCTGCGGCGGCACCAGCGCATGCATCGAGCCGATCCCGGCCAACATCTACACCCACAAGACGTTGTCTGGTGCCATCTCGGTACGTAATCCTCATCTGACCAGGGTACTGATCGCCAAGGGCGCCGACACCCCGGTGACCTGGCAGTCGATCATTGCGCAGGAGGGTTCGGTCGCCCATCTCGACATTCTGTCGGAACACGAGAAAGCGGTGTTTCGCACCGCCTTCGAGGTCGACCAGCGCTGGATCGTCGAGCTTGCAGGCGACCGGGCCGCATTCATCTGCCAGAGCCAGTCAATCAACCTCTATCTGCCGGCCGAGGTCGATAAGTGGGACCTCCACATGCTGCACTGGACGGCGTGGAAGCGTGGGGTGAAGAGCCTTTATTACTGCCGTTCAAAATCGATCTCGCGCGCGGCGTTCGCCGGCAAGATCGTCGACGATGACGAGGCCGCGCCGCGGCAGCCGCCTGCGCAGCGCGCCGATTATGAGGAGTGCCTCGCATGTCAATGA